In Eupeodes corollae chromosome X, idEupCoro1.1, whole genome shotgun sequence, the following proteins share a genomic window:
- the LOC129953242 gene encoding zinc transporter ZIP3-like: MNQSDINGFFLCLSQMTMTDNDRDHLLYAHLNNSALYHKSETNQDYDNDHDHDHDHDHDHDHDHSDGNGVVMAKATAMLVLFCATALCGAAPFLLNRHIKGKANNTNARSATVVKCLLYFGGGVLLCTTFLHLLPEVREAVEGLQECETFPTMAFPFVELLMCLGFFLMFLIEELIHTYIHRNKDILDEETAAFERGHSVRHSHIMRHSETYKEDNRNQVSCSNYPNTNVNSSANIKTLSPLDLYSSDVDSQKHQHNEHQRAEPATSAAVTAQQHTQTPHSHQIHNPNYSHYHQHQHQHQHHSHSHFPLKPNGNDDDMIASSLRGLLIVLALSVHELFEGLAIGLEGSASNVWFMFAAVSAHKLVLAFCVGVELIVARTRTYLSVLFVFTFAVVSPIGIGIGMLVSNHNSTTSSIPSAILQGLACGTLLYVVFFEILSKNRSGLLAYLALIVGFGLMFGLQQLFSGHQHSHGGCSHSHSHTAENENENSTHLTPSNVQQLSLEKQLQILRVYESSLKHILKKN; the protein is encoded by the exons atgaaccaatCGGacattaacggtttttttttgtgcttGTCTCAAATGACAATGACGGATAATGACCGAGATCATTTACTTTATGCACATTTAAACAATTCGGCATTATATCATAAAAGTGAAACCAATCAGGATTATGATAATGATCATGATCATGATCATGATCATGATCACGATCACGATCACGATCATTCAGATGGCAACGGAGTAGTCATGGCTAAGGCAACAGCCATGTTGGTGTTATTTTGTGCCACCGCACTTTGCGGCGCAGCACCATTCTTGTTAAACCGCCACATCAAAGGAAAGGCAAACAATACGAATGCACGATCGGCAACGGTAGTTAAATGTTTATTGTACTTTGGGGGCGGAGTGTTGCTGTGCACCACCTTTCTACATCTGCTGCCTGAAGTCCGAGAGGCTGTTGAGGGCCTACAAGAATGTGAGACTTTTCCAACTATGGCATTTCCTTTTGTTGAGCTTCTCATGTGcttgggattttttttaatgttcttaatTGAAGAGCTCATACACACGTACATTCATAGAAATAAGGACATTTTGGATGAGGAGACAGCTGCTTTCGAGAGAGGCCATAGCGTCCGGCATAGTCATATTATGCGCCACAGTGAGACATACAAGGAAGATAATAGGAATCAGGTCTCATGTTCGAACTACCCAAACACCAATGTTAATAGTAGTGCGAATATAAAAACCTTATCGCCGCTAGATTTATATTCTAGTGATGTGGACAGTCAAAAGCATCAACATAACGAACACCAGCGAGCAGAACCAGCTACATCAGCTGCAGTTACTGCACAACAACATACTCAAACTCCCCATAGTCACCAAATCCACAATCCCAATTACAGTCattatcatcaacatcaacatcaacatcaacaccaCAGCCACAGCCACTTTCCCCTCAAACCTAATGGAAATGACGACGATATGATAGCATCTTCTTTAAGGGGGTTGCTGATCGTCCTAGCCCTGTCAGTTCACGAACTTTTCGAGGGCCTTGCAATCGGCCTTGAGGGATCGGCAAGCAACGTGTGGTTTATGTTTGCAGCTGTTTCAGCGCACAAACTTGTACTAGCATTTTGTGTAGGCGTCGAACTTATTGTAGCCCGAACCAGGACGTATCTATCAGTActgtttgttttcacatttgCCGTAGTCAGTCCGATTGGAATTGGCATTGGGATGTTAGTAAGCAATCACAATTCAACAACGTCCAGCATTCCTTCGGCTATTTTGCAGGGATTAGCATGCGGAACACTGCTTTATGTGGTATTTTTCgagattttgtcaaaaaatcgaTCCGGATTGTTGGCTTATCTAGCACTTATAGTCGGATTCGGTTTAATGTTCGGACTACAACAGCTAT TTTCTGGACATCAACATAGTCATGGCGGATGTTCGCATTCACATTCTCACACAGcagaaaatgaaaacgaaaattcAACCCATTTGACCCCATCCAATGTCCAACAGCTTAGTTTagaaaaacaattacaaattttacgTGTCTACGAGTCTAGTctcaaacatattttgaaaaaaaattaa
- the LOC129953243 gene encoding procathepsin L, translated as MSFKLLYVLTGVLVSVHLTIGFLEEDGRVIEFDSFDEFKGHRNKTYAHSYDEFRGRIAYQKNLKTIREHNDLYKSGKKSYRLRANNLADLNSGSYLKQFLRLVKSRRFDALDFISDIVGSPLMDSTPESLDWREKGFVTKSNNQGTCGSCYAYSIAQSIEGQVFKRTGKILSLSPQQIVDCSVKFGNQGCTGGSLRNTLRYLEATGGIMRSNDYKYTGKKGKCQFVPELAVVNVTSWAIMPTKDEKAIQAAVAHIGPVAVSINAAPRTFQLYSDGIYDDEDCSSGSVNHAMLVVGYGRDYWILKNWWGDQWGEDGYMRIRKGRNVCGIANYAAYSVV; from the exons AtgtcttttaaattgttgtatGTCTTGACGGGGGTGTTAGTTTCAGTTCACTTAACAATAGGATTCCTTGAAGAAGATGGTCGAGTGATTGAATTCGATAGTTTTGATGAATTTAAG GGTCATAGAAATAAGACATATGCTCATTCCTATGACGAATTCCGTGGACGCATAGcctatcaaaaaaatttaaaaactattcgaGAGCACAATGACTTGTATAAAAGTGGAAAGAAGTCATACCGTTTGAGGGCAAACAATCTAGCCGACTTG AACAGTGGTTCGTATTTGAAACAGTTTCTCAGATTAGTAAAAAGTAGACGTTTCGATGCGCTTGACTTTATTTCGGACATTGTTGGATCACCTCTCATGGATAGTACCCCTGAAAGTTTAGATTGGAGGGAGAAAGGCTTTGTCACAAAGTCAAATAATCAGGGAACATGTGGATCATGCTATGCCTACAGCATTGCCCAAAGCATTGAAGGCCAAGTCTTCAAAAGAACTGGGAAAATATTAAGCTTAAG CCCCCAGCAAATTGTTGATTGCAGTGTAAAATTTGGTAATCAAGGTTGTACTGGTGGATCTTTGCGTAATACCTTAAGATATCTTGAAGCTACTGGAGGTATAATGAGATCAAATGATTACAAATATACAGGAaaa AAAGGCAAATGTCAATTTGTGCCAGAATTAGCGGTTGTTAATGTCACGTCTTGGGCAATAATGCCAACAAAAGATGAGAAAGCAATTCAAGCAGCGGTTGCTCATATTGGACCAGTAGCTGTTTCTATTAATGCAGCACCAAGAACATTCCAACTTTATAG TGACGGCATATATGATGATGAAGATTGCTCATCTGGATCCGTTAACCATGCGATGCTTGTGGTAGGCTATGGACGAGATTATTGGATTCTCAAAAACTGGTGGGGTGACCAATGGGGCGAGGATGGTTACATGCGAATACGGAAGGGTAGAAATGTTTGCGGAATAGCCAATTATGCAGCATATTCAGTTGTTTGA